The nucleotide window TCATGGAGCCATCATTTATACGGTACTACCAACTAACTTGATTTTGCCTATCGAGTGTAATCTACTGATTCATGATCAGCCACCCCCTCAAGTTCCCATTTATATATCCAGTTCAACAAAGTACACCTCCCGACTACATTATGGTAATACTAGCAtcgtagtactagtattaatACTGGCAGTCACACCCGATAACCCACTTGACAATAGCTTATATATAACGCTGAGTGGGACGGCAGCTGGTGCTTTTATGAACATGCATTACCTGCTACCCAATAATGCAAGAGAGAGTCCAACTTAGCAACACCAATAGTACCTCCTGCTAATCTTATAGTAAAAGAAGCAAAGGCCTCCCCACCTCACTCCGTCCTGCATATGAAAATTCAAAACTCAATCCTCAAACAAACAGACCGCCGCTATACCTATTGCGCAACATGTGTCTGTATGTATGGCCAATACTCTCAAAGATATTTTACCTATCTGACTTCATGCTCGACACGAGTTATGATTAGATGTTAACGTAGGGGTATGTGAGTGTCAGCGCTGCAAGTCGATCTTCCATGAGTTTTCACCCCCTTGCTTGCCAATATCCGGAAGGAAGACAACATCCTCGCTCAGTTTGTAGGTTTGATGACCCCAGCAGCAATCCTGTTACCGGAGACGGCGCTTCTGCCCCAGTCCTTCATAGTCGAGGGATGAAACACGCTTTGCGTGCTAGCATTACAATACGCTGCCGCGTGGCGGCTCCCTGTGATTCACTATCAAAAGAATAACAGCGCGTGTTactgggaaaaaaagaaggaaagagagcaCGAAAGCAGTGCCAGGCTATCTATGATGTGATAAATATAACTACGTCTCAGAATATACAGCATGCTTCACAACAAGCTTTAAAAGGGTGCGCCTGAAGTATATCGACGCCATAAAAATGTATATTAGGCCAAGTAACTTAATGCCTCAATGGCAGGGATATAGCGAAATCTGTATCATTAAGCCAGTagtttctagaaaatatGATCATTTCTCCGGTGTTAAAACGCCATTGATTGCCACAGTGATATTATGGACCATTTCAAACATTTTGCTGAACAATAGCGATGGGACAGACAGCAGAGAATtccggggtggtggtgttatGCCTGATAAGACCGGGAGATAACACAGGGATCAATTGATTAGGAGCAGCCCGAATCAGTCGAGGTGAGCTGGATATTAGGTCTAGCTTGCGCTATAATAACAATAGTACcatcataataatactttgtcaatgataatgatgagtGTGAGGAAGACTGGGCCCACCAACGTCTACGCAGCTACCTAATGATCATGTCAGAAGCTGCCAGAACTCGATCACTTCCCCCGCTCGTCTCATTTCATAGTATGCTTTCAGCATGAATTGTTACCGAAACATTCCGTGATGGTTCATCAACCACTGGCAATTTGACTGGTCGCTCCCGAACACCATCAGCCCATTTGCCCACATTGCCTTTTGTTTTGGAAAACAGGAAAAGGTCATTCGATCCTTTCCAGCTTAAAGTATAGCTATGATGCATTGGAAGGGAATATTCTGACTATTATTGACTAGAGAATTTTGTCCCTCAATAAAGTACCGTAGTAGATGATGTCACGTAGACGGGGTAACAATACCGCCCCATGACTCAGGCAGGTACACGGTCGATGAATGTCCATCTATCAGGTTGGCAACCCGAAAGATGAGACCAAGTTGACGCCAACTGTGCTATGATCTACCCCCCCGGTTCCCCAGGTGGAGTTGACGGCTACTGCGATAGTCAATACTCTACCTGAATCAGGGGTACTTTTTCTCTCAAGAGTAGCCCCTGatagaaaaagggaaaaagcatccctcaccatcaacaagTCCATCTTCAGGGCGCTCAAGGTATACCTCCGACCTGGACTACAGGACTGGGGGGGTATTGTCCGGTAACAGACCAGCAGACCACTGCGATTATTTTGATTGGCCTGATCAAGACTACGGCGTCTGCGTGACGGGGATCTATCCGGAGCTGGTCTTTTTCCGGGCGGATCAGAGCCCCAGATTGGCTATTTGGGTGGGTCCATACAGTAAAATAAGGTAACTTGCGTATGGCGCGTACCAGCACCAAGCGGTGCCGATACCAACCCAGTGCGAAAAGTTGATTGCAAAGGCCAGTCCGGCCAGGTAAGGTAAGTAAGTGTAAAGCTCAAGTACTTTCTTTACTGGGACTTACTATTCCTACTAGATCGCTTTGTGAAGGCGACCTGCTGCCTCTACAAACTAAACTCCAagtctttcccttccttttctcccccaGCATTCACTGCGTCTAAACATCCCACAATCCTCTTTTGCTTGCCTCTTCTTGCCCGCTTCCCGTGTTGGTGCTgggctgttggtggtgttccTCGTGGTtaatccctcccccctccgaatcttctccctttcattcttccttttcctccctctttcgcCATCTGCCCGTCTTCCCCCATTCCGTCAAGACTTCATAGTTCCACTGCTACGGAAAGCTTTAacactcccacccccagctcttttcttcctccccacaGCATACATAACCTGCCATCTATCTCAATCCCTTCATCTGGTGCATTCTATCTTCTCTGTCTAGATCTCTTGCTTCTGGTTTCTTGGTTTGTTGCCGGTGCTGGCAGAACGCATAGTTTTTCTGCTTACCCGCTCGGCTTCCTACTTTTCCTCTTCAAGAACTACGAACCTCTTAAACTATCCCTGCCAACCGTTCGCGGCGTCCACCGTGGTTGACTCtgcacaacaaccacaatacTTCTGCTCTATCGCGCTCCTCAGAGGGCGATCTTTTCACATCTTCAAATCTTGTTCCTCTCCGTTTATTGGAATCACTGACGCGATTTTCTCTCGCCCAAAGGTATGTTACATATCACCTGCCTGACCCATACTACGCTCTACTTGTGCCTGCCAAAGCCATGTCTGCCACGTTTCTGTCAACGTTTTGGTCCATCCTCCAGTGGAGAGCAgcccaattcctcctgcatCTCACTTGTCTCGATTGCTCGACCGTGTTTTGgtttcccctttcccaccCTTACGCTCTCGGGGCTCTGGTGTAGAAGATTGCGCTGCAGTTACTTCTGGCGTCTTGGCGCCGCAAGCGAACTTTTCAGCCGGAAGTTAGTCGACTAACACTATAGCCAGATCCCACGTTGGGCCCCTCGAAGGAGGATCAGATATCCCTTTCGCTAGTATTCTCACATCCTACTACTTTCTATCTgactacttcttctcctcaccttctttttctgtccATTATGGCTCCGCTTCCTCATAACGAGGCGGAACTGGACAGCCATACTTCGGACTTGGCCAGCCAGGACTCTCCGCTGCGCCGACAATTCTCCGAGCCATTACACGCTCACTCTACTTCTACTCAGGCGTCtccatccccttctcccaTGACGCACAAATCTAAATGCTCTTGGTGCGGCAAGGAATTTGAGTCTGCCAATGATTCCAAGTCGCAATATGATGCTCTCAAAGAACATATTGCTACCGTTCATCCGCAGATTGCCAAATTCTCCATGTATGAGGGTgccgacgaagatgaagagtcTCAACTCCACGAAGCCGATCCTCAAGCAGAGGACAATGCAGAGGTCGCGGCTGAGAGTGAAgccgatgacgaagagcaaGATGAAGCCGCTGCAAATGGCGTGACTGAGGTGACGGAAGCTTACGATAACGACAAGGACCAAAGCGTCGATGGCGATGAAGCTGACGGCCCCGAGGCTGACGCTCTTTCTAATCAGCTTCATGAGTTCTCTCGCGGTCAAGACTCAGTTTCGTTGGATCAACGTCTTCATAATTTGTGGAGTGTCAATGATATCCGTAAATTTTCGGAAGACTATGACGAGAAGTCGTCTGACCTAGACCACTCTTGGTCCATGTTGCTCCGGGGCCCGAAGCGCGCACAAAAACGTGATGGCAACGAATTTGCTGAACGGCCCGGACCGTACAAGCAGGTGAAAGCTGCCAAAGGGGAATTCCTAGAAATGACTCCCCTAGAAGAGTTTTTGGCGCCGCTTCGGGACCCGGAGCACCGCTCGACCGAAGAGCTGTATGCTATCACAGAAAACGTGGCATATGCCTTGAAGGCGTGGCAGGACGAGTATATGGCCATAGAAAAGCTGCACAAGGTAGCGACTCGCCATAATGCGAAGCCGACGAGCGACCCGAGGAAGTTGCAAAGGCCTCAAGTATTTGAGGATAAGAAGGAAGCCATGCTCTACGGCTACAAGTacgaggccaaggaggatAAAGTGGGCAACCAGAACCCATTCACGCAGGGCGGGTTCAAGCCAACGCCCGCTCAATTCCGAAAGATGACGGCCAAGATTGGTCCCAATCATCCTAACCCGGATGGCTGGCGCACCATCGTCAAATTCGGAGTCGAGCACGTGCCGAAGTTCCAGAACCCGCCACGCGAGGAATTTGTTGGCAAGGCCACGCGCAAGCGCAGGGCCGCGGAGCTGGAGGCGGCTAACCGAGAGATGGCAGCCTCTGGCTCCGAAGAGCCCACTATCGAGACACCGGCTCAGACTGACACCGAAGAGTATGGCCCCAAGCGGCGCACACGTGGCCGTCGCCCTGGCACCGAGATCGACGAAGCCCAGGCATCCGCGACCCCCCCTCGGGGTGCGGTTCGGGGGCGTGGAAGTGGCCGCGGCCGCGGTAGAGGCGCAGCTCGCGGAGGTGGAGTCATTGCTTCGACGGAGATATATCAGCCCGTGGCTGCTGCGACCTCAGCACCACGGCCGTCATCTGGACGAGGGGAACATGTGGCCAGCTCCCTTCAGGCACGACCTGCCACTGCCCAGTTGACACCGATCGAACCGGCACCTAGTAGCACGACGCCGACGCCTCCCGCAAGCATCCAAACCGGCAGCACACtggaggatggggtggatcCCGCTGAACAGGCGCGGCGACAAAAGATTGCCAACTCAAAGAACCCGAAGCGAACAGAGGCCATGCTGAACCACTGGGCACGTTTCAACCGCGAGGGTCGCGTGCGCAATCCCAAACGCTCTAAGGCTCAAATCGAGGCCGACCGCGCGGCGGAGGCTGCTCGGAAGGCATCTGAGCCCCCGAAGCCGGgaaagatcaagaagaagccggagGGCGGGGTGTATGGGGAGCCTGCGCGACCTAACGCAGGGCTCGCGCCCGCACCTATGCCTGCATCGACACCTTTGGCTCCTGGTCCTCCTGCGCATCATCAGCTCGCGCCGATTGCTGCACCACGACCGTCACTTACGCCATATGCTCCTATCGATCCTCGAGCGGTGGCACCATTCCCAGGGCCTCATGGTCTTTTACAGCAAGCGCCGCTGCAGCCGTATCGCACACCATACCCGGAGTACTACAGTCCTTATGGGGCGCCTGCGCCTGGGCTGCCACCACCGCATCCGCGACCTGCGTGATCCACCCTGGCTTGTATCCTAATTTCGCTCGTATGTATTATTGTGCTTTTGTTTCCTGTGATTAGTGAGCGTGCTTTCAGCGACAGGCGTCGGGGCTTTGCGATCCGTGGTTGGTTGTGAATATTGCCAACCAGGTAGGATGTACATTGGGCATATAAAAAGCTGTATTATACATTAATGCCATACCTTTATTCAGCTATCTCAGTTCAAGTAGATTATAATACTGCTGGTAATTGTATActtgatgggatggatgacgCAGGTCACATGATGAGCTCCACGTGACGCAACACTTCAACTCCGCGCTGGTCGGCGACCAAGTGAGCTGCTTCACCAACCCATcacttttctttcatttcacATCAACACAGACTCAATCAATATGGGTAAAAAGAGACGTGGACCGACGCTGGATGAGCTTCTGGCTCGTCCATGGTGCTACTACTGTGAGCGCGACTTTGATGATTTGAAGATTCTCATATCTCACCAGAAGGCCAAGCACTTCAAGTGCGAGCGCTGCGGGCGCCGGCTGAACACTGCAGGAGGTAGGTCATCCAATGCGCCGTGGCGATATTTACTAACAGCACAGGGTTATCGGTGCACATGAGTCAGGTCCACAAGGAACAACTTTCGGCAGTCGACAATGCTCTTCCCAACCGATCCAGCCTCGACGTCGAGATCTTCGGCATGGAGGGCGTCCCGGAAGACATCATCCAGTCGCACAACCAGCGCGTAGCCACCCAGTTCCAACAGGCAGAGGCCGAACGGCAGGCCGTGACGGGCAATCCGCCTCCGGGAACCGGCGTTGGCGGACAGCCagcgaagaagcccaagcTGGAGAGCGTGTCGGATCTGAAGAAGCGACTGGCGGAGCACAAGGCTAAGAAGGCGGAAGCACGTACTGGAGGCAGTAGTGGTGAAGCTACTCCAGTGGGCGCAGGACAGACCCCGACTATGGGCGGATTCGTGAGTATTCTCTCCCACAACATTAGTGACGCGACTAACAATGAGGCAGGGCCagcctgctcctgctgctgctgctgctgctcccgcCGCTGCACCCACCACTACCTCACAGTTCTCTTACCCTCAACCCTACGGCACTGCCTCTCCTTATCCTCAAACCGCCAGTCCTGTCTATCCCAATTTCTCCCCGGGACAGCCCCAATTCCCCCCAACCGCACAATACCCTCCGGCGGGATATTCACCACAGCCGTTCCAGGGTACGCCGGCGGCACCGTTTGGAACCACTCCCCCAGCATTCCCCGCACAAACTCCCGCAACCCACACCCCTCCGCAGACGGCCGGGGCATTCCCGCCCCGGTCGGGCAGTCTGCCTATGCCTCCAGGTTTGCCGCAGCGACCGGCTGTGGCAGCGCCACCGGTCAACGCGTATCAGATGCAGCAAATGCACATGGGCCAAGCGCCGGCCTTGAACGGAGGCGAGACGACACAAGCGCCTGATACAATCTCGACATCGGTGGACGATCTCATCTCGGGGGCCGCGAAGCAGGCGGAGACCACAGCAGACAAGCCCAAGAGCgaggagaagcccaagaaggaCAAGTCGAAGGCAGTACGACTGGTTTACTCGGATAATGAGACGAgtccagaagagaagatggcaCAGCTGGCAAGGTACGCATTTGTTCCCGAACAGAAGGGCGAGACGGTTTTGGAGGAGGTACCGGCGTCGGTGGTGACGGGCACGACGCGCGAGATGGATACGGTGGAGGATGCAGCGGATCGGTAGGCACCAAGCCACCAGCCACCCGCCAGACAGGTATAACAGCTTTACGAGCATGCAAATACATGGAGGGGCAGCGACAGAGACAGGGGATCGGATCAAGCAGCTAAGTTCAGTTTCTTGCACGATTGGAAATGTCTCTTACAGTGTAGGGCGGCAAGCGACACGAACCGTAGCATGGAGAGGTTACAAAGCACACAGAAGGGGACAGACGGAgtcagaaaagaaagaaagaaagaaagaaaactgTAAGTTCAACATCGAGCAGGTAGGCTACATacagactactactacgccAATAATGAAACAGCTTAGCTATCTGTATACCCTGTAATgaacacatcatcatcattatcagcatcatccattTATTTCATccacatacatatatagtagtagtaacctATGTCATACACCCCCATCTCATTTATCTCCCACTTAcatcctccccccatccctccctcttacccagctagctaactagctagtcTAATTAGCACTAAGAAGTGCATTCCCAAAAACCACACCCCCAAGGACCGCCACCACGCCCAACCCCGTAGGGACCCCCTTCCCCGTCTTAATCGCGCGAGGGATCGACGCACCGCCGAGGATAATCGAGGCCAGAAGACCGATCTCTGCCCCGTAAGGCTGGTTCGCGCGTAGTCGGAGGTACGAGAGCAGGTACAGGAAGGAGACGGATAGTCCGGCGAttagggaggggagggagcg belongs to Aspergillus luchuensis IFO 4308 DNA, chromosome 3, nearly complete sequence and includes:
- a CDS encoding uncharacterized protein (COG:S;~EggNog:ENOG410PZJI), yielding MAPLPHNEAELDSHTSDLASQDSPLRRQFSEPLHAHSTSTQASPSPSPMTHKSKCSWCGKEFESANDSKSQYDALKEHIATVHPQIAKFSMYEGADEDEESQLHEADPQAEDNAEVAAESEADDEEQDEAAANGVTEVTEAYDNDKDQSVDGDEADGPEADALSNQLHEFSRGQDSVSLDQRLHNLWSVNDIRKFSEDYDEKSSDLDHSWSMLLRGPKRAQKRDGNEFAERPGPYKQVKAAKGEFLEMTPLEEFLAPLRDPEHRSTEELYAITENVAYALKAWQDEYMAIEKLHKVATRHNAKPTSDPRKLQRPQVFEDKKEAMLYGYKYEAKEDKVGNQNPFTQGGFKPTPAQFRKMTAKIGPNHPNPDGWRTIVKFGVEHVPKFQNPPREEFVGKATRKRRAAELEAANREMAASGSEEPTIETPAQTDTEEYGPKRRTRGRRPGTEIDEAQASATPPRGAVRGRGSGRGRGRGAARGGGVIASTEIYQPVAAATSAPRPSSGRGEHVASSLQARPATAQLTPIEPAPSSTTPTPPASIQTGSTLEDGVDPAEQARRQKIANSKNPKRTEAMLNHWARFNREGRVRNPKRSKAQIEADRAAEAARKASEPPKPGKIKKKPEGGVYGEPARPNAGLAPAPMPASTPLAPGPPAHHQLAPIAAPRPSLTPYAPIDPRAVAPFPGPHGLLQQAPLQPYRTPYPEYYSPYGAPAPGLPPPHPRPA
- a CDS encoding TMEM14 family protein (COG:S;~EggNog:ENOG410PS91;~InterPro:IPR005349;~PFAM:PF03647;~TransMembrane:3 (n9-16c20/21o30-49i61-78o84-104i);~go_component: GO:0016020 - membrane [Evidence IEA]) is translated as MSTTTTTKVAALLTILTSIGGITGYLRARSLPSLIAGLSVSFLYLLSYLRLRANQPYGAEIGLLASIILGGASIPRAIKTGKGVPTGLGVVAVLGGVVFGNALLSAN
- a CDS encoding putative C2H2 finger domain protein (COG:S;~EggNog:ENOG410PKIC;~InterPro:IPR036236,IPR013087,IPR003656;~go_function: GO:0003677 - DNA binding [Evidence IEA]), with protein sequence MGKKRRGPTLDELLARPWCYYCERDFDDLKILISHQKAKHFKCERCGRRLNTAGGLSVHMSQVHKEQLSAVDNALPNRSSLDVEIFGMEGVPEDIIQSHNQRVATQFQQAEAERQAVTGNPPPGTGVGGQPAKKPKLESVSDLKKRLAEHKAKKAEARTGGSSGEATPVGAGQTPTMGGFGQPAPAAAAAAPAAAPTTTSQFSYPQPYGTASPYPQTASPVYPNFSPGQPQFPPTAQYPPAGYSPQPFQGTPAAPFGTTPPAFPAQTPATHTPPQTAGAFPPRSGSLPMPPGLPQRPAVAAPPVNAYQMQQMHMGQAPALNGGETTQAPDTISTSVDDLISGAAKQAETTADKPKSEEKPKKDKSKAVRLVYSDNETSPEEKMAQLARYAFVPEQKGETVLEEVPASVVTGTTREMDTVEDAADR